One window from the genome of Haladaptatus paucihalophilus DX253 encodes:
- a CDS encoding NAD(P)/FAD-dependent oxidoreductase, with translation MTSKVVVLGAGYAGAGAIQQLEEELDDADITWVSDKDYHLVLHESHRVIRDPRAKDKITLPIHEIKSPSTRFVQDTVVDIDTDDRTVELEDGDDLEYDYLVAALGSKTAYYGIPGMAENALTLKSLDDALEIHDQVKEAAKTASRNDPAKIVIGGAGLSGIQSAGEIAEYRDKHRAPIDIYLVEALDEIMPGQDPELQGTVKKYVLEKDINILTGDPITEATEDEIQFDEGDALDYDVFVWTGGVTGRDAMDDCGLDNEHNRVTTESNFQTSDDRVFAIGDCAIIDQGENPAPPTAQAAWQAAEVVGENVARAIYGQPLKTWTYNNKGTVISIGDEAVAHDVKVAGMDFPISTFNSTPAEVLKKAIAARWIADISSYNRAIKAWSVL, from the coding sequence ATGACTTCGAAGGTCGTCGTGCTCGGTGCTGGCTACGCTGGTGCTGGCGCGATACAGCAACTCGAAGAAGAACTCGATGACGCTGACATTACGTGGGTGTCGGACAAGGACTACCACCTCGTACTGCACGAATCCCACCGTGTTATCCGTGACCCGCGAGCGAAGGACAAGATTACGCTCCCGATTCACGAGATCAAGTCCCCGAGCACGCGCTTCGTGCAGGACACCGTTGTGGACATCGACACGGACGACCGAACGGTCGAACTGGAAGACGGTGACGACCTCGAATACGATTATCTCGTCGCCGCGCTCGGCAGCAAGACGGCCTACTACGGCATCCCGGGCATGGCGGAGAACGCTCTCACGCTGAAGAGTCTGGACGACGCGCTCGAAATCCACGACCAAGTGAAGGAGGCCGCCAAGACCGCCTCCCGCAACGACCCGGCGAAGATCGTCATCGGCGGGGCCGGACTGTCCGGCATCCAGAGCGCCGGTGAAATCGCGGAGTACCGCGACAAGCACCGCGCACCCATCGACATCTACCTCGTCGAGGCACTCGACGAAATCATGCCCGGACAGGACCCTGAACTGCAGGGGACGGTGAAGAAGTACGTCCTCGAAAAGGACATCAACATCCTGACCGGCGACCCGATTACCGAAGCCACCGAGGACGAGATTCAGTTCGACGAGGGCGACGCCCTCGACTACGACGTGTTCGTCTGGACCGGCGGCGTGACGGGCCGCGACGCCATGGACGACTGCGGACTCGACAACGAACACAACCGCGTCACCACCGAATCCAACTTCCAGACCAGCGACGACCGCGTGTTCGCCATCGGCGACTGTGCCATCATCGACCAGGGCGAGAACCCGGCACCGCCGACCGCCCAGGCCGCGTGGCAGGCCGCCGAAGTCGTCGGCGAGAACGTCGCCCGCGCCATCTACGGCCAGCCGCTCAAGACGTGGACGTACAACAACAAGGGGACCGTCATCTCCATCGGTGACGAGGCCGTCGCTCACGACGTCAAAGTCGCCGGGATGGACTTCCCCATCAGCACCTTCAACTCCACGCCCGCGGAGGTCCTGAAGAAGGCCATCGCGGCGCGCTGGATCGCCGACATCTCGTCGTACAACCGCGCCATCAAGGCGTGGAGCGTGCTGTAA
- a CDS encoding metal-dependent hydrolase, giving the protein MELTWYGHSTWHVTVGDTELLIDPFFDNPKTDTDPEELDPDYVLLTHGHADHIADSDRFRDAHFVATPEVIGYVTDEYGVEDGTGMNMGGTFEADDAYVTMVRADHTNGLDTGYGASGGMPAGYVISDTKPTQVSDEESETFYHAGDTSLMTEMRDVIGPFLEPDAVAVPIGDHFTMGPWQAAVAVDWVDADYAFPMHYDTFPPIEQDPEDFVREVEATGNDAEVHVLEGDETFDLSEELW; this is encoded by the coding sequence ATGGAGCTTACTTGGTACGGACACTCGACATGGCACGTCACCGTCGGCGACACGGAACTCCTCATCGACCCGTTCTTCGACAATCCGAAGACGGACACGGACCCGGAGGAGTTGGACCCGGACTACGTGCTGCTCACGCACGGGCACGCGGACCACATCGCGGACTCCGACCGGTTCCGCGACGCTCACTTCGTCGCCACGCCGGAGGTCATCGGCTACGTGACCGACGAGTACGGCGTCGAGGACGGTACCGGGATGAACATGGGCGGCACCTTCGAAGCCGATGACGCCTACGTCACGATGGTTCGCGCCGACCACACCAACGGCCTCGACACGGGCTACGGTGCCTCCGGCGGGATGCCCGCGGGCTACGTCATCAGCGACACCAAGCCGACCCAAGTCTCCGACGAGGAGAGCGAGACGTTCTACCACGCGGGCGATACCTCCCTGATGACCGAGATGCGCGACGTCATCGGTCCGTTCCTCGAACCCGACGCCGTCGCGGTTCCCATCGGCGACCACTTCACGATGGGACCGTGGCAGGCCGCCGTCGCGGTGGACTGGGTGGACGCCGACTACGCGTTCCCGATGCACTACGACACGTTCCCGCCCATCGAGCAGGACCCCGAGGACTTCGTGCGCGAGGTCGAGGCCACCGGCAACGACGCCGAAGTTCACGTCTTGGAGGGCGACGAGACGTTCGACCTCTCCGAAGAACTCTGGTGA
- a CDS encoding cystathionine gamma-synthase has protein sequence MTDSDDFRFETRSIHSGQEPDEKTGALMTPIYANSTYVQDGPGDHRGYEYSRTGNPTRTDLEDNLASLEGGEYGRAFSSGMGAINTVLNLLSSGDHVIASEDVYGGTHRIFTQVYADYDVEFSFVDMTDPDEVADAVRENTELLWVETPTNPLLNVVDIAAMADIAADADALCAVDNTFATPYLQRPLELGADIVSHSLTKYLGGHSDVVGGALITDDAELDEQIGFYQNSVGATPGPHDCFLVLRGTKTLGVRMDRHCDNARDIAHWLDDHDAVDTVYYPGLESHPNHELAAEQMNDFGGMVSFELDASLEEAADVVSETEVFTLAESLGGVESLIEQPATMTHAAIPKEERLAAGLTDGLIRASIGIEHVDDLKADLQQAFDAALK, from the coding sequence ATGACCGACAGCGACGATTTCAGGTTCGAAACGCGGTCCATCCACTCCGGACAGGAACCCGACGAGAAGACGGGCGCGCTGATGACGCCCATCTACGCCAACTCGACGTACGTGCAGGACGGGCCGGGCGACCACCGGGGCTACGAGTACTCCCGGACGGGTAACCCGACGCGCACCGACCTCGAAGACAATCTGGCCAGCCTCGAAGGCGGCGAATACGGTCGCGCCTTCTCCAGCGGGATGGGAGCCATCAACACCGTCCTCAACCTGCTCTCCTCGGGCGACCACGTTATCGCCAGCGAGGACGTGTACGGCGGCACCCACCGAATCTTCACGCAGGTGTACGCCGACTACGACGTCGAGTTCTCCTTCGTGGACATGACCGACCCCGACGAAGTGGCGGACGCGGTGCGCGAGAACACCGAACTGCTGTGGGTCGAAACGCCGACCAATCCCCTGCTCAACGTCGTGGACATCGCGGCGATGGCCGACATCGCGGCGGACGCCGACGCGCTCTGTGCCGTGGACAACACCTTCGCCACGCCGTACCTCCAGCGTCCGCTCGAACTCGGTGCGGACATCGTGTCCCACTCGCTGACGAAGTACCTCGGCGGGCACTCGGACGTGGTTGGCGGCGCGCTGATTACCGACGACGCCGAGTTGGACGAGCAAATCGGCTTCTATCAGAACAGCGTCGGCGCGACCCCCGGTCCGCACGATTGTTTCCTCGTCCTCCGCGGAACCAAGACCCTCGGCGTGCGGATGGACCGTCACTGCGACAACGCCCGCGACATCGCCCACTGGTTGGACGACCACGACGCGGTGGACACCGTGTACTACCCCGGCCTCGAATCGCACCCGAACCACGAACTCGCCGCGGAGCAGATGAACGACTTCGGCGGTATGGTCAGCTTCGAACTCGACGCCTCGCTGGAGGAGGCCGCCGACGTGGTGTCCGAGACGGAGGTGTTCACCCTCGCCGAAAGCCTCGGCGGCGTCGAATCGCTCATCGAACAACCCGCGACGATGACCCACGCCGCGATTCCGAAGGAAGAACGACTGGCCGCCGGACTCACCGACGGCCTCATCCGCGCCAGCATCGGCATCGAGCACGTGGACGACCTGAAGGCGGACCTCCAACAGGCGTTCGACGCCGCGCTGAAGTAG
- a CDS encoding OsmC family protein → MPEVTTTSEAGYSAENEVRDFSVTIDATGEDAPDTLETLLAAYGSCYVPALRVGGEQRGAGDLGKIEIDVSGDLNDDDKLDAVAFDIKWEAETDDETAQDAIDRAFELCKVHDAVKESLHADATVETGAF, encoded by the coding sequence ATGCCAGAAGTCACTACCACGTCGGAAGCAGGATACAGCGCAGAGAACGAGGTCCGCGATTTCTCCGTCACCATCGACGCGACGGGCGAGGACGCCCCGGACACGCTCGAAACACTGCTCGCCGCGTACGGTTCGTGCTACGTTCCCGCCCTTCGCGTGGGCGGCGAACAGCGCGGCGCTGGCGACCTCGGCAAGATAGAAATCGACGTGAGCGGCGACCTGAACGACGACGACAAACTCGACGCCGTCGCGTTCGACATCAAGTGGGAAGCCGAGACGGACGACGAGACGGCACAGGACGCCATCGACCGCGCCTTCGAACTTTGCAAGGTTCACGACGCGGTGAAAGAGAGCCTGCACGCCGACGCAACCGTCGAGACGGGCGCGTTCTAA
- a CDS encoding DUF655 domain-containing protein, with translation MSESETDSEASAVVLDFLPHGRAEDDRPQYQKEPVAYVLTESDFHLLELVLEQGASVGIGDSIPIEPPAARENVTNVREVAYGDLTSAAQSELEHAVTDIVDRDERRFVDFYNDAQPITLRLHQLNLLPGIGKKLRNHVLETRKRKPFESFDDLEDRVSGLHNPEDVLVERILEEIREDDLKYRTFVRYD, from the coding sequence ATGAGTGAATCCGAGACTGACAGCGAAGCGTCGGCTGTGGTGCTCGACTTCCTGCCACACGGTCGTGCGGAAGACGACCGTCCGCAGTACCAGAAGGAACCGGTCGCGTACGTCCTGACTGAATCCGATTTCCATCTCCTCGAACTCGTGCTCGAACAGGGTGCAAGCGTCGGTATCGGCGACAGCATTCCAATCGAACCACCCGCGGCCCGCGAGAACGTCACCAACGTGCGCGAAGTCGCGTACGGTGACCTCACCTCCGCCGCGCAGTCGGAACTCGAACACGCCGTCACGGACATCGTGGACCGCGACGAACGGCGGTTCGTCGATTTCTACAACGACGCCCAACCGATAACCCTCCGTCTCCACCAGTTGAACCTCCTCCCCGGCATCGGGAAGAAACTGCGCAACCACGTGCTCGAAACGCGGAAACGGAAACCGTTCGAGAGTTTCGACGACCTCGAAGACCGCGTGTCCGGACTTCACAACCCGGAGGACGTTCTCGTGGAGCGCATCCTCGAAGAGATCCGCGAGGACGATTTGAAGTATCGAACGTTCGTCCGCTACGACTGA
- a CDS encoding 16S ribosomal RNA methyltransferase A gives MERSPPEEAGTRDPDALIRRAGVRGDPNRDQHFLVDDRVVDRIPTYADEMNLEHVLEIGGGPGVLTDRLLAAADRVTVIERDPTFAEFLREEFRSECDDGGLTVVEGDALSVELPDFSACIANLPYGISSEIAFRLLPLGKPMLLMFQKEFAERMAAESGSDDYGRLSVTAQHYADVRVVETVPREAFAPQPEVESAIVRTIPREPEYEVDDEAFFLDFVKAVFTQRRKTIRNGIRNTAHISGLDDPDAVVDALESPDDDVLDEDILRERAGKVSPVEFAAMARVADELGRGGG, from the coding sequence ATGGAACGCTCGCCACCCGAGGAAGCCGGTACGAGGGACCCCGACGCGCTGATTCGACGTGCGGGCGTCCGGGGCGACCCGAACCGCGACCAACACTTCCTCGTGGACGACCGAGTTGTGGACAGAATACCGACGTACGCCGACGAGATGAATCTGGAGCACGTCCTCGAAATCGGCGGGGGACCGGGTGTCCTCACGGACCGCCTGCTCGCGGCCGCGGACCGCGTGACGGTTATCGAGCGCGACCCGACGTTCGCCGAGTTTCTCCGCGAGGAGTTCCGTTCGGAGTGCGACGATGGGGGGTTGACGGTCGTGGAGGGTGACGCGCTGTCGGTCGAACTCCCCGACTTCTCGGCCTGTATCGCCAACCTTCCGTACGGCATTTCGAGCGAAATCGCGTTTCGACTCCTCCCGCTCGGAAAGCCGATGCTCCTCATGTTCCAAAAGGAGTTCGCAGAGCGCATGGCCGCCGAGTCTGGAAGCGACGATTACGGGCGACTCTCCGTGACGGCACAGCACTACGCCGACGTGCGCGTCGTGGAGACGGTCCCGCGCGAGGCGTTCGCGCCGCAACCGGAGGTCGAGAGCGCAATCGTCAGGACGATTCCGCGGGAGCCGGAGTACGAGGTGGACGACGAGGCGTTCTTCCTCGACTTCGTGAAGGCGGTGTTCACCCAGCGTCGGAAGACGATTCGAAACGGGATTCGGAACACGGCCCACATCTCGGGGCTCGACGACCCGGACGCCGTCGTCGATGCGCTCGAATCTCCGGACGACGACGTGTTGGACGAGGACATCCTCCGAGAGCGTGCCGGGAAGGTGTCGCCCGTGGAGTTCGCCGCGATGGCACGGGTCGCAGACGAGTTGGGTCGAGGTGGTGGTTGA
- a CDS encoding RNA polymerase Rpb4 family protein has protein sequence MTIFKEKLDEEYLTTPEAKELLADIERERALDETREMPYNLSRAIEHVNRFAVLDAEESRELVGELLELEKVDEATAYKIADLLPKDRDELRAVYAQERFTLSGDELDEILNVVAKYE, from the coding sequence ATGACTATCTTCAAGGAAAAGCTCGACGAGGAGTATCTCACGACGCCGGAGGCGAAGGAACTCCTCGCGGACATCGAGCGCGAACGCGCGCTGGACGAGACCCGCGAGATGCCCTACAACCTCTCCCGAGCCATCGAACACGTCAACCGGTTCGCCGTCCTCGACGCTGAGGAGTCGCGCGAACTGGTCGGGGAGCTGCTCGAACTCGAAAAAGTGGACGAGGCGACGGCGTACAAGATCGCCGACCTCCTGCCGAAGGATCGCGACGAACTGCGAGCGGTCTACGCACAGGAGCGGTTCACCCTCTCGGGTGACGAGCTGGACGAGATACTGAACGTCGTGGCGAAGTACGAGTAG
- a CDS encoding elongation factor 1-beta gives MGKVAAKVKVMPQSPEIDLDDLQEKLEDSLPEGAKINGFERDDVAFGLVALLPTVIVPDDAGGTEAVEESFSNVDGVESVDVQNVGRI, from the coding sequence ATGGGAAAAGTAGCAGCTAAAGTCAAGGTAATGCCGCAGAGCCCGGAGATCGACCTGGACGACCTCCAAGAGAAACTCGAAGATTCGCTCCCCGAGGGTGCGAAAATCAACGGCTTCGAACGCGACGACGTTGCGTTCGGTCTCGTCGCGCTCCTGCCGACGGTCATCGTCCCCGACGATGCCGGTGGCACGGAAGCCGTCGAGGAGTCGTTCTCGAACGTCGATGGCGTCGAGAGCGTCGACGTGCAGAACGTCGGTCGGATATAA
- a CDS encoding 50S ribosomal protein L21e — translation MPSSNGPYNTTREKLSNNPRERGTSPPQRAVQQYENGQKVHLKIDPSVRKGRFHPRFNGRTGEVVGKQGKAYKVIINDGGKDKTLITQPAHLREQK, via the coding sequence ATGCCGAGCTCGAACGGACCGTACAACACTACCCGCGAAAAGTTGTCGAACAACCCCCGAGAACGTGGTACGTCCCCACCACAGCGCGCCGTCCAGCAGTACGAGAACGGACAGAAAGTCCACCTCAAAATCGACCCGAGCGTCCGCAAAGGTCGCTTCCACCCGCGATTCAACGGTCGCACGGGTGAGGTCGTCGGTAAGCAGGGCAAAGCGTACAAAGTCATCATCAACGACGGCGGCAAGGACAAGACGCTCATCACCCAGCCCGCACACCTCCGCGAACAGAAGTAA
- a CDS encoding MBL fold metallo-hydrolase → MELTDHVYAFPLTFERGDRETVIYPSGVETEGGLLLLDAGFPGQTDDLADALADHGFSLDDVETLLLTHQDGDHAGGAEDLLSRTDATVVASTGDTPAIEGDEDPIKSRGDRYPPVSVDVQVVDGVTFRTEAGPMRVVETPGHTPGHVSLVLPEADLLIAADATVADEDGLVGPNERFTPELERAIESVGTLADFETSQVLCYHGGFVEDADVEATYRSLTE, encoded by the coding sequence ATGGAACTGACCGACCACGTGTACGCGTTTCCGTTGACCTTCGAACGCGGCGACCGCGAGACAGTCATCTACCCGTCGGGCGTCGAAACCGAAGGCGGCTTGCTTCTCCTCGACGCGGGGTTCCCCGGTCAGACGGACGATTTGGCCGACGCACTCGCCGACCACGGCTTCTCGCTGGACGACGTGGAGACGCTGCTTCTGACCCACCAGGACGGCGACCACGCGGGCGGTGCCGAGGACCTCCTCTCCCGAACCGACGCGACCGTCGTGGCTTCGACCGGTGACACGCCCGCCATCGAGGGCGACGAGGACCCAATCAAATCGAGGGGCGACCGCTACCCGCCCGTTTCGGTCGACGTGCAGGTCGTCGATGGCGTCACGTTCAGAACCGAGGCCGGACCGATGCGCGTCGTCGAAACGCCGGGGCACACGCCCGGCCACGTTTCGCTCGTCCTTCCCGAGGCGGACCTCCTCATCGCTGCCGACGCCACCGTCGCCGACGAGGACGGCCTCGTCGGGCCGAACGAGCGGTTCACGCCCGAGTTGGAGCGAGCAATCGAGTCGGTCGGCACGCTCGCCGACTTCGAGACGAGTCAGGTCCTCTGTTATCACGGCGGGTTCGTCGAGGACGCCGACGTCGAGGCGACGTACCGGTCGCTCACGGAGTGA
- a CDS encoding HVO_2753 family zinc finger protein, which yields MSQTQKQARKCVSCGINISGTNAASFKCPDCGQTIYRCAKCRKQSNLYECPDCGFLGP from the coding sequence ATGAGTCAGACCCAAAAACAAGCGCGAAAATGCGTCTCGTGCGGGATTAACATCTCCGGCACGAACGCCGCGTCGTTCAAATGCCCAGACTGTGGGCAGACGATCTACCGCTGTGCGAAGTGCCGAAAACAGAGCAACCTTTACGAGTGCCCCGACTGTGGGTTCCTCGGACCGTAA
- a CDS encoding fumarylacetoacetate hydrolase family protein, translating into MHRVRFRDPAGSVRTGEWRDGELRFGGDSYAPEEVELLAPTEPTKVVCVGLNYADHAAERNKDVPTRPLLFLKPPNTVASHGDTITLPAGKERIDHEAELGVVIGEQCRNVAEEDAMDVVDGFTCVNDISNRDDQDLEQNWVRGKAFDNSCPLGPVVASPENVPEDARVQLRVNGEVRQESSRDQFIFSVPELIAEITTYLTLEPGDVVITGTPSGVAPLEDGDTVEVEIEGIGTLEHDVRIP; encoded by the coding sequence ATGCATCGAGTCCGATTCCGCGACCCGGCAGGGTCGGTTAGAACCGGCGAATGGCGCGACGGCGAACTCCGATTCGGGGGCGACAGCTACGCGCCCGAGGAGGTCGAACTCCTCGCACCGACGGAACCGACGAAGGTCGTCTGTGTAGGTCTGAACTACGCCGACCACGCGGCCGAGCGAAACAAGGACGTTCCCACGCGTCCGCTACTGTTCCTCAAGCCGCCGAACACCGTCGCATCCCACGGCGACACCATCACGCTCCCGGCCGGAAAGGAGCGCATCGACCACGAGGCGGAACTCGGCGTCGTCATCGGCGAGCAGTGTCGAAACGTCGCCGAGGAGGACGCGATGGACGTCGTTGACGGCTTCACGTGCGTGAACGATATCTCGAACCGCGACGACCAGGATTTGGAGCAGAACTGGGTCCGCGGCAAGGCGTTCGACAACTCCTGCCCGCTCGGGCCGGTCGTGGCGTCTCCCGAGAACGTCCCGGAGGACGCCCGCGTGCAACTCCGCGTCAACGGCGAGGTGCGACAGGAGTCCTCGCGCGACCAGTTCATCTTCTCCGTCCCGGAACTCATCGCTGAGATTACGACCTACCTCACGCTGGAACCGGGCGACGTCGTCATCACCGGCACGCCGTCGGGGGTCGCGCCGCTCGAAGACGGCGATACCGTCGAAGTCGAGATAGAGGGAATCGGAACGCTCGAACACGACGTTCGAATTCCGTAG
- a CDS encoding YhbY family RNA-binding protein — protein MSNHELRKEAHDLDVTVWVGKGGVGAVTEELKNQLQNEKLVKVKFLRAARGGTSTDELADELADEVNAELVETRGNTAVYH, from the coding sequence ATGAGTAATCACGAACTGCGCAAGGAGGCACACGACCTCGACGTGACGGTGTGGGTCGGCAAGGGCGGCGTCGGTGCCGTCACCGAGGAACTGAAGAACCAACTGCAAAACGAGAAGCTCGTGAAGGTGAAGTTTCTCCGAGCGGCCCGCGGCGGCACCTCGACCGACGAACTCGCGGACGAACTGGCTGACGAGGTGAACGCCGAACTCGTCGAAACGCGTGGGAACACGGCGGTGTACCACTGA
- a CDS encoding mechanosensitive ion channel family protein, producing MEPLPGLSGIFGDNAGLVTQAIYFVVSFVALYLLGRIVVIPMVKRLLDRRGYEDSVKKPLTKITQLVVLFVAVALAFGFAELGNFLTAFATIGAAATLAVGFALQDLIANFVAGVFIFTDKPFKIGDWIEWDDGSYSGIVEDIDLRVTRVRTFDNELLTVPNSVLTDGVIKNPVANDKLRIQFLFGIGYDDNIHRATEIIIEEAENHSDILDTPEPSVRLTELGDSSVGLKSRFWISDPKRSDFVKTRGEYVTAVKQRFDEEGIDIPYPYRNLAGGIEISNPSELAVLSED from the coding sequence ATGGAACCGCTACCCGGACTCAGTGGTATCTTCGGCGATAACGCGGGGCTCGTGACACAAGCAATATACTTCGTCGTCTCGTTTGTCGCCCTCTACCTGCTCGGTAGAATCGTCGTCATACCGATGGTGAAACGCCTACTCGACAGGCGTGGATACGAGGATAGCGTCAAGAAACCACTTACAAAGATAACGCAGTTGGTCGTCCTGTTCGTGGCAGTCGCACTCGCGTTCGGGTTTGCCGAGCTCGGGAACTTCCTCACCGCGTTCGCCACCATCGGTGCCGCCGCGACGTTGGCAGTCGGCTTCGCGCTGCAGGACCTCATCGCCAACTTCGTCGCCGGTGTGTTCATCTTCACCGACAAACCGTTCAAAATCGGCGACTGGATAGAGTGGGACGACGGCAGTTACTCCGGTATCGTGGAGGACATCGACCTCCGCGTGACCCGCGTTCGAACGTTCGACAACGAACTGCTGACGGTGCCGAACTCGGTGCTGACCGACGGCGTTATCAAGAACCCCGTCGCCAACGACAAACTCCGCATCCAGTTCCTCTTCGGCATCGGCTACGACGACAACATCCACCGGGCGACCGAGATCATCATCGAGGAGGCCGAGAACCACTCGGACATCCTCGACACCCCCGAACCGTCGGTTCGGCTCACCGAACTCGGCGACTCCTCCGTGGGGCTCAAATCCCGCTTCTGGATTTCGGACCCGAAGCGCAGTGACTTCGTGAAGACGCGCGGCGAGTACGTCACCGCGGTCAAACAGCGCTTCGACGAGGAGGGCATCGACATCCCGTACCCCTACCGCAACCTCGCGGGGGGAATCGAGATTTCGAACCCGTCCGAGTTGGCGGTGCTGTCGGAAGACTGA
- a CDS encoding aldo/keto reductase has translation MDERALGTTGYDVTEVGMGTWNIGSDWGDVSDEAAHEAVRAAIDAGITFLDTADVYGDGRSERVIADVLAEYDPDERPTVATKAGRRLDPHDASGYTESNLREFVDRSRSNLDTDALDVLQLHCPPTDVYYQPETFDALDVLKAEGRIDHYGVSVERVEEGLKAIEYPGVETVQIIFNPFRQRPAELFFDEAARRDVGIIVRVPLASGLLTGNLSAETEFPENDHRNFNREGEAFDRGETFAGVPYERGLEAVDELRPLVPEDATMAQFSLRWILDHDAVSAVIPGSTDPKHVRENVIAASLPPLTTEETERVREVYEEYVADAVHQRW, from the coding sequence ATGGACGAACGCGCGCTCGGAACGACGGGCTACGACGTAACGGAAGTCGGAATGGGAACGTGGAACATCGGGTCGGACTGGGGCGACGTGTCCGACGAAGCGGCTCACGAGGCCGTTCGTGCCGCCATCGACGCCGGAATCACGTTCCTCGACACGGCGGACGTGTACGGCGACGGACGGAGCGAACGCGTCATCGCCGACGTGCTCGCGGAGTACGACCCGGACGAGCGTCCCACCGTGGCGACGAAGGCGGGACGGAGGCTCGACCCGCACGACGCGTCCGGGTACACGGAATCGAACCTTCGGGAGTTCGTGGACCGAAGTCGGTCGAATCTCGATACGGACGCGCTCGATGTACTCCAACTGCACTGCCCGCCGACGGACGTGTACTACCAGCCCGAAACTTTCGACGCGCTGGACGTCCTGAAAGCCGAGGGGAGAATCGACCACTACGGCGTGAGCGTCGAGCGCGTCGAGGAGGGACTGAAAGCCATCGAGTATCCGGGCGTGGAGACGGTGCAGATAATCTTCAACCCGTTCCGCCAGCGCCCCGCGGAACTGTTCTTCGACGAGGCGGCGCGCCGCGACGTGGGAATCATCGTCCGCGTTCCGCTGGCGTCCGGGTTGCTGACCGGGAACCTCTCGGCCGAAACGGAGTTCCCGGAGAACGACCATCGGAATTTCAACCGCGAGGGCGAGGCGTTCGACCGCGGCGAGACGTTCGCGGGTGTGCCCTACGAGCGCGGCCTCGAAGCGGTGGACGAACTCCGACCGCTGGTACCCGAGGACGCGACGATGGCGCAGTTCTCCCTTCGGTGGATTCTCGACCACGACGCCGTTTCGGCCGTCATTCCGGGTTCGACGGACCCGAAGCACGTTCGGGAGAACGTCATCGCCGCCTCGCTCCCGCCGCTCACGACGGAGGAGACAGAGCGCGTCAGGGAGGTCTACGAGGAGTACGTGGCCGATGCGGTCCACCAGCGGTGGTGA